One window from the genome of Crateriforma spongiae encodes:
- a CDS encoding penicillin-binding protein activator LpoB: MSDQPHCSATQRAATRSSHQTRVGSATCSRRTFARRLTGLALVATTGMAATGCASHQYGHMLASDDKDMVGSHAAGAATWNPLVDESVAKLLSRCPPSVQPAGFVPGEMMAPAIDGSVTPALSTGPATVCFIGLENRSAEELVDFKEQLYERIDSQINGAQTFRSISRRMVDAALRETRMRPDSLYLPENRSIFAAALGRQGTPVDYLLYGTITTGTTDRNKSTQRDYLLTLEMVNLHSGDYLKESAKIRKGYHKTRAGKWWNFGLFDQADG; this comes from the coding sequence ATGTCAGATCAACCCCATTGCAGTGCGACCCAACGTGCCGCGACACGCTCGAGTCACCAAACCCGCGTCGGATCTGCGACCTGCTCTCGCCGAACCTTCGCCCGCCGCCTGACGGGCCTCGCCCTGGTTGCCACCACCGGTATGGCGGCCACCGGATGCGCGTCGCACCAATACGGACACATGCTGGCGTCGGACGACAAAGACATGGTCGGCAGCCACGCCGCGGGTGCCGCCACGTGGAACCCGTTGGTCGATGAATCGGTCGCGAAATTGCTGTCGCGTTGCCCGCCCAGCGTCCAGCCCGCGGGTTTCGTTCCCGGCGAAATGATGGCTCCGGCGATCGACGGTTCGGTCACCCCGGCACTGTCGACCGGTCCGGCAACCGTCTGCTTCATCGGCCTGGAAAATCGGTCCGCCGAAGAACTGGTGGACTTTAAAGAACAGCTTTACGAGCGAATCGATTCGCAAATCAACGGTGCCCAAACGTTCCGCAGCATCAGTCGGCGAATGGTCGACGCCGCCCTGCGAGAAACCCGGATGCGTCCCGATTCGCTGTATCTGCCGGAAAACCGATCGATCTTTGCCGCCGCCCTGGGCCGCCAAGGCACGCCGGTCGACTACTTGCTGTACGGCACGATCACCACAGGGACGACCGATCGCAACAAAAGCACCCAGCGTGATTACCTGTTGACCCTGGAAATGGTCAACCTTCACAGCGGCGACTATTTGAAGGAGTCGGCGAAGATCCGCAAGGGTTACCACAAGACGCGTGCCGGCAAGTGGTGGAATTTCGGTCTGTTCGACCAAGCCGACGGCTGA